One Paenibacillus sp. FSL H7-0737 DNA segment encodes these proteins:
- a CDS encoding response regulator transcription factor, whose protein sequence is MKRNVLYIEDNEKIGSFLKEELEQRGFSVQWLLSGEGAEKEVNQHEIVILDIMLPGLDGFTVGKRLKKAAPAVPILLLTARTSIDDKVEGLQFADDYLTKPFHTDELVARLEVLIRRSGGTHSERISLGNYIEVDSEGQMVFDKRTGEEIILTAKQHHILMYFLRHPNQVLPKEQIYEAIWEETYITGDKTLMVHIHRLRQKLERHPDSPEIIETLKGIGYRVKL, encoded by the coding sequence TTGAAAAGAAACGTATTATACATTGAAGATAATGAGAAAATAGGCAGCTTTCTAAAAGAAGAATTGGAACAGCGGGGATTTTCAGTTCAGTGGCTGCTTTCTGGTGAAGGAGCTGAAAAAGAAGTAAATCAGCATGAAATCGTTATTTTGGATATCATGTTACCCGGTTTAGACGGATTTACTGTGGGGAAACGATTAAAAAAGGCAGCTCCTGCTGTTCCTATTTTGCTGTTAACAGCTCGAACATCGATAGATGATAAGGTAGAAGGTTTACAATTTGCTGATGACTATTTAACGAAACCATTCCATACGGATGAATTAGTTGCAAGATTAGAAGTACTAATCCGTCGAAGTGGCGGAACACATTCCGAACGCATTTCATTAGGAAATTATATTGAAGTAGATTCAGAAGGCCAAATGGTATTTGACAAACGCACAGGAGAAGAAATTATATTAACAGCGAAGCAACATCATATTTTAATGTACTTCTTACGCCACCCTAATCAAGTTTTACCAAAAGAACAAATCTATGAAGCCATCTGGGAAGAAACATATATAACTGGCGATAAAACACTAATGGTACATATCCATCGACTGCGTCAAAAGTTGGAACGTCATCCAGATTCCCCAGAGATTATTGAAACGTTGAAGGGAATAGGCTATCGGGTGAAACTATGA
- a CDS encoding ABC transporter permease: MSVSSGRKLTQILGAELDKLVTLPLIWFTLMGTFILNLVLAAAFTSVGVQGATGTQNILNIGLASMGYLQAGFIILGILATCSEYTGGQIQTTLITIPWRGFQLSTKHLALAIITIPVAFIIAASGVLYTFIMMRDSTVVIEIDTMITTLIGATGYLTLTTLLSSAVGALLRRTTPALVVLLGYYFIVSPLTRAFLPSNKNFLNYFPDTAGSYMYMPSSSDEISVLTPMQGTGISMLWTLSFITVAIVFYRKRDA, translated from the coding sequence ATGAGTGTCTCATCTGGTAGAAAGTTAACACAAATCCTTGGTGCTGAACTGGATAAATTAGTTACATTACCATTGATATGGTTCACTCTTATGGGTACATTCATTCTAAATTTAGTTTTAGCCGCAGCTTTTACTTCTGTTGGTGTACAAGGGGCAACAGGTACGCAAAATATACTGAATATAGGACTTGCTTCTATGGGATATCTTCAAGCAGGGTTCATTATTCTTGGAATCTTAGCTACTTGTTCGGAGTATACTGGTGGACAGATTCAAACTACTTTAATTACGATACCTTGGCGTGGGTTTCAATTATCCACGAAGCATTTGGCATTGGCGATTATAACCATTCCTGTGGCGTTTATTATTGCTGCATCTGGTGTACTTTATACTTTTATTATGATGAGAGACTCAACAGTAGTGATAGAAATAGACACAATGATAACAACATTAATAGGTGCAACGGGCTATCTAACATTAACCACACTTCTCAGTTCAGCTGTAGGTGCTTTATTAAGACGAACCACTCCTGCTTTAGTGGTACTGCTTGGTTACTATTTCATTGTCAGTCCATTGACGAGGGCTTTTCTACCTAGTAATAAAAATTTTTTAAATTATTTTCCGGATACGGCAGGATCTTATATGTATATGCCGTCTTCCTCTGATGAAATAAGTGTCCTTACACCAATGCAAGGGACAGGTATTTCAATGTTATGGACACTGAGCTTTATTACAGTAGCTATTGTATTTTACCGTAAACGAGATGCCTAG
- a CDS encoding sensor histidine kinase, with protein sequence MKQTKSLFRHFLKGHFLFIFLPPSILIFLSAFIESPINGEELNALNLFYVVLLLFGFIIVAFVVISWIFFLRLRKRLTRLQEAMSFSANHNSFPRPISVQSDRMDEIDQLGNSFNWMIQQLEDSRKREHEEELLRHRLIANLSHDLRTPLTILRGHVTRLNKESMSLEGQNSLTEMNHTITRVGDLMDDLLSYTLLTSGKHPFRPTSTDIGRLVRASVAAWYPVFEEKEIQIEVDLPTEATFYWEADPKWMTRVLDNLFQNILRHAAEGKYVNIVVDVEKEQIIVADRGPGMDNSSYERGAGIGLSTSNYMLKKMKLKADFTSNDSGTRVAIGRS encoded by the coding sequence ATGAAACAGACTAAATCATTATTTCGTCATTTTCTAAAAGGACATTTTCTATTTATCTTTTTGCCTCCAAGTATACTTATTTTCTTATCTGCGTTCATTGAATCTCCTATTAATGGAGAAGAGCTGAATGCATTAAATCTATTTTACGTTGTACTACTTTTGTTTGGTTTTATTATTGTCGCATTTGTTGTAATATCTTGGATTTTCTTCTTAAGACTTCGTAAACGTCTCACCCGCTTACAGGAAGCCATGTCATTTTCAGCTAATCATAACTCATTTCCTAGACCAATATCTGTTCAAAGTGATCGTATGGATGAAATAGACCAGTTAGGCAATTCTTTTAATTGGATGATTCAGCAGCTTGAAGACAGCCGCAAGCGAGAACATGAAGAGGAATTGTTACGACATCGACTCATAGCGAATTTATCTCACGACTTACGAACGCCACTTACCATTTTGAGAGGACATGTCACCCGATTAAATAAAGAATCAATGAGTCTAGAAGGACAAAATTCATTAACAGAAATGAATCATACGATTACAAGAGTGGGGGATCTAATGGATGATTTACTTTCCTATACATTGCTTACATCAGGGAAACATCCTTTTAGGCCCACTTCAACAGATATTGGACGTTTAGTAAGAGCATCTGTTGCTGCGTGGTATCCTGTATTTGAAGAAAAAGAAATCCAGATCGAGGTTGATTTACCGACAGAGGCGACTTTTTATTGGGAAGCAGATCCTAAATGGATGACACGGGTTCTAGATAATTTATTTCAGAATATTCTTCGTCATGCAGCAGAGGGGAAATATGTAAATATTGTGGTTGATGTAGAAAAAGAACAAATCATTGTTGCAGACAGAGGTCCAGGTATGGATAACTCTTCCTATGAGCGTGGGGCGGGGATTGGTTTATCGACTTCAAATTATATGTTGAAAAAAATGAAGCTGAAAGCTGATTTTACATCAAATGATAGTGGCACAAGAGTAGCTATCGGAAGATCTTAA
- a CDS encoding polysaccharide lyase 6 family protein, producing MTTIYWVSSSDELAAAIGRAEPGSSILLADGVYERNEDYIIEGKVGSDTAILSIRAVNKGKATIAGESSIRILNSAYVEVWGLHFQVGQRESIILDGSQHVRIARNRFEPRQVGAEYSLLSVLGSGSGWNRIERNEFGPKADLGPLVVFDGDGEQISQHDVIEYNYFHHIGPRVVNGLEAIRLGLSGISLSNGYITIQHNLFENCDGEPEIISVKSCYNTVRYNTFLNSAGQVTARHGHGNRFHNNVFIGDGVKEEMGGFRIYGNDHHIFENYMENLTLDALLIDGGNYDGGSDGYPEAPTQEELRKHWRVYRASVVNNTIVNCRHGITLGKRIPYAPEQCVIAYNRICGKEQPAIYEYRPSPAVCINNHKADVADIRCPAILTRIDVGPDSD from the coding sequence ATGACTACTATTTATTGGGTATCGAGTAGCGACGAATTGGCGGCAGCCATTGGCCGGGCAGAACCTGGTTCTTCGATCTTGTTGGCAGACGGCGTTTACGAACGGAATGAAGATTATATTATTGAAGGCAAAGTAGGATCGGACACCGCAATATTAAGCATTCGCGCTGTAAATAAAGGAAAAGCGACGATCGCTGGAGAATCAAGTATACGCATCTTGAACTCTGCTTATGTAGAGGTATGGGGACTGCATTTCCAGGTCGGGCAGCGCGAATCTATCATTCTGGACGGTTCGCAGCATGTGAGGATTGCGCGGAATAGATTTGAGCCGCGACAGGTTGGGGCGGAGTATAGCCTGCTGTCAGTGCTGGGAAGCGGCAGCGGCTGGAACCGGATCGAACGCAACGAGTTCGGGCCAAAGGCCGACCTTGGACCGCTCGTTGTTTTTGATGGCGACGGTGAACAAATCTCGCAGCATGATGTCATTGAATATAATTATTTTCATCATATAGGCCCGCGTGTCGTCAATGGGCTTGAAGCGATCCGGCTCGGCCTGTCCGGCATCTCTCTCTCGAACGGCTATATTACCATTCAACACAACCTGTTTGAAAATTGCGACGGAGAGCCCGAGATTATTTCGGTAAAAAGCTGCTATAATACAGTCCGGTACAACACGTTCCTTAACTCCGCCGGCCAAGTGACAGCGCGTCACGGACATGGAAATCGCTTTCATAATAATGTATTTATCGGCGATGGCGTGAAGGAAGAAATGGGCGGATTTCGCATTTACGGCAACGACCATCACATTTTTGAAAACTATATGGAAAACTTGACGTTGGATGCGCTGCTCATTGATGGCGGCAACTACGATGGCGGATCGGACGGCTATCCCGAGGCGCCGACGCAGGAGGAACTGAGGAAACATTGGCGCGTCTATCGAGCCAGCGTAGTGAATAATACGATTGTCAATTGTCGTCACGGCATTACGCTCGGCAAGCGGATTCCTTATGCGCCGGAGCAATGTGTAATCGCTTACAATCGAATATGCGGCAAAGAGCAGCCGGCCATCTATGAATACCGGCCGTCTCCGGCGGTTTGTATTAACAATCATAAAGCGGATGTCGCGGATATTCGTTGTCCGGCTATTCTGACAAGAATTGACGTCGGTCCCGACTCCGACTAA
- a CDS encoding peptidoglycan D,D-transpeptidase FtsI family protein, protein MVKRIKLRTLFIGGCITLFFLVLLGRVFWIQVLDRDFWQTKAAKQWAHTSVFKAVRGTIEDRNGRMLASDVPAYTVVVNPEAINALSIGGEVITGLHELLGKPEDELKALVEAKDENGKYLKNREIRNEGWKIDQELRDKVNEFIEKLKGEHDTLETGVGLIREQKRYYPQQTLAAHILGYTDRDGNAVMGFEKYFDKQLKGADGKLFYQSDAKGIKLPDSEDTYQPEVNGSTFKLTIDSTIQYYIEQAMQKAYEEYKPKSITVIAADPSTMEILGLANMPTFNPNEFWKYASDPGVFFNHAIKTRFEPGSTFKIVPLAGAVEENLFDSDATFMSGSIRIKGYGKPLYDQKRSGYGEISFLEGVKRSSNVAFVKLGYEMLGPERLLQYVDDFGFNDLTGIDLPGEISGIVNPTPNNASENATIAFGHGKVLVTPIQQLTAISAIANGGKLMVPHVVKATTDPNTGKTTVTQPQVVRQVISEESARETSSYLEQVVADLVHGTGRHAYIEGYSVAGKTGTAIKPDGKGGYDRDKVHSSFLGYAPANNPKIVVYVGIDEPANAAGGGAAAGPVFKEIVSEALSYMGVPKVTSGDGGSVSKSVKNAPSAQRSAPDLTEKNDAGGQKIAD, encoded by the coding sequence ATGGTGAAGAGAATAAAACTTCGTACGCTGTTTATAGGAGGGTGCATTACCCTCTTTTTTCTTGTTTTACTCGGCAGAGTGTTCTGGATTCAGGTGCTGGATCGTGATTTCTGGCAAACCAAGGCCGCAAAGCAATGGGCCCATACTTCGGTGTTTAAAGCGGTGCGTGGCACGATCGAGGACCGCAACGGCAGGATGCTGGCTAGCGATGTGCCCGCCTACACAGTAGTGGTCAATCCGGAAGCGATTAACGCTCTCAGTATCGGGGGAGAAGTTATCACCGGCCTACATGAACTGCTCGGCAAGCCTGAGGATGAGCTTAAGGCGCTCGTGGAAGCCAAAGACGAGAACGGAAAGTATCTGAAGAACCGGGAGATCCGTAATGAAGGCTGGAAGATAGACCAGGAGCTGCGCGACAAGGTCAACGAGTTCATTGAGAAACTGAAGGGTGAACATGACACTCTGGAGACTGGCGTTGGCCTGATTAGGGAGCAGAAGCGCTATTATCCGCAACAAACACTGGCCGCACATATTTTGGGTTATACGGACCGCGATGGCAACGCGGTGATGGGGTTCGAAAAGTATTTTGACAAGCAGCTTAAGGGTGCGGATGGTAAGCTATTCTACCAGAGCGACGCCAAAGGCATCAAGCTGCCTGACTCGGAGGACACTTACCAGCCGGAGGTCAATGGAAGTACTTTCAAACTGACGATTGATAGCACAATCCAGTATTATATCGAGCAGGCAATGCAGAAGGCCTATGAAGAATATAAACCCAAGAGTATTACGGTAATTGCCGCGGATCCCAGCACCATGGAGATATTGGGGCTAGCGAATATGCCAACCTTTAACCCGAATGAGTTCTGGAAATATGCCTCTGATCCAGGGGTATTCTTCAACCATGCCATCAAAACAAGATTTGAACCAGGCTCCACGTTCAAAATTGTACCTCTTGCCGGAGCGGTGGAGGAGAATTTGTTCGATTCTGACGCAACCTTCATGTCCGGTTCTATCCGCATCAAGGGGTACGGCAAGCCGCTGTATGACCAGAAGAGAAGCGGTTATGGCGAAATCTCCTTCCTGGAAGGCGTGAAGCGGTCAAGTAACGTGGCCTTCGTCAAGCTTGGCTATGAAATGCTCGGTCCGGAAAGGCTGCTGCAATACGTGGATGATTTCGGATTTAACGATCTTACCGGTATTGACCTGCCGGGCGAAATCAGCGGAATCGTCAATCCGACTCCGAATAATGCTTCAGAGAACGCGACGATTGCATTCGGGCACGGCAAAGTGCTTGTTACTCCGATTCAGCAGCTTACCGCCATCTCGGCCATCGCCAACGGCGGAAAACTGATGGTGCCGCACGTGGTCAAGGCGACCACCGATCCGAATACCGGCAAGACTACCGTAACCCAGCCCCAGGTGGTACGCCAGGTTATTTCCGAGGAAAGCGCCAGGGAAACCAGCAGCTATCTGGAGCAGGTCGTTGCAGACCTGGTCCATGGAACCGGCCGCCATGCATATATTGAAGGCTATAGTGTAGCAGGTAAGACCGGTACGGCGATTAAACCCGACGGTAAGGGAGGGTATGACCGCGATAAGGTGCACTCGTCCTTCCTCGGATACGCACCGGCTAATAATCCGAAGATTGTGGTCTATGTCGGCATTGACGAGCCTGCTAATGCTGCTGGCGGTGGTGCTGCGGCAGGGCCGGTGTTTAAAGAGATCGTATCCGAAGCATTGTCATATATGGGGGTGCCAAAAGTTACATCGGGCGATGGAGGCAGTGTTTCCAAATCCGTCAAGAATGCACCATCCGCGCAGCGCTCCGCACCCGATCTGACCGAAAAAAATGATGCAGGCGGCCAGAAAATTGCTGATTGA
- a CDS encoding ABC transporter permease, translating to MRAFNAELSKLFSLPGIWLAFLIGAFAPALIAALDSIAQKEEIIAGVSTRLSEVGYIGLALGVQGVIILGVLAVSSEYLTESSESGGGQQITTSLTVISSRFHFLLAKAGAVTVISILLCIVAIMTTVSATHLILGEYAPAFEWSRLIGAVCYWTFTAHLALGITFLTKNGILPLAVLIINSSVVSFSVLLYRVTKLAFYLPDRAGAEMFMFTDNTSTGTLFDGFHTPFTGGLVMFAWVLVVFIVAAVVFHRRDVAA from the coding sequence ATGAGAGCATTTAACGCGGAACTATCTAAATTGTTCTCCTTACCGGGTATTTGGCTTGCTTTTCTCATTGGAGCGTTTGCACCAGCGCTTATTGCTGCCTTGGACAGCATAGCACAAAAAGAGGAGATTATAGCTGGAGTTAGCACGAGGCTATCAGAAGTTGGCTATATCGGGTTAGCTCTTGGTGTGCAAGGCGTTATTATTCTTGGTGTGCTTGCTGTCAGCAGTGAGTATTTAACAGAGAGCAGTGAATCTGGTGGAGGACAACAGATAACAACGAGTTTAACTGTTATTTCATCCCGGTTTCATTTTTTACTGGCAAAAGCAGGTGCTGTGACTGTGATCAGCATACTGCTTTGTATTGTTGCTATTATGACAACTGTGTCAGCAACGCATCTTATTCTTGGTGAATATGCCCCCGCATTTGAATGGTCCAGACTTATCGGTGCAGTTTGTTACTGGACATTCACTGCTCATTTAGCACTTGGAATTACTTTTCTAACTAAGAATGGCATCCTCCCGCTTGCTGTGCTCATAATAAATTCATCCGTTGTATCATTTAGTGTCCTGTTGTATAGGGTTACAAAGTTGGCGTTTTACTTACCAGATAGGGCTGGCGCTGAAATGTTTATGTTTACGGACAACACGTCCACAGGCACTTTATTCGACGGGTTTCACACCCCCTTCACAGGCGGTTTAGTCATGTTTGCCTGGGTACTTGTTGTTTTCATTGTTGCAGCTGTTGTATTCCATAGGAGGGATGTTGCAGCATGA
- a CDS encoding metallophosphoesterase family protein, whose protein sequence is MKALIISDIHSNVKALESIRKAESDCDVIYCAGDLVDYGPFPREVIEWVHKNDANCVRGNHDDIIIDLYRNGNSGHDVAEDEIKWAHYNARLLGEAEISFLESIPVYRTFEMDGYSYTMQHLYENYLTIDSLPKYDAFWAERNVRTIGAKEDRRIIFGHTHRRCIHYLSDDSLWLNPGSVSYRRRDDPSKEAHYFTISDGKIAMKSLVYDRTPLLEAAQKLLLKEEEMKVAYFFFG, encoded by the coding sequence ATGAAAGCTTTAATTATTTCGGATATTCACAGCAACGTCAAAGCGCTGGAATCGATCCGCAAGGCAGAATCCGACTGTGACGTGATTTATTGCGCGGGAGATCTTGTAGACTACGGGCCTTTCCCGCGGGAAGTTATCGAATGGGTGCATAAGAACGATGCGAATTGTGTTCGCGGTAACCATGACGACATTATTATCGACCTGTACCGAAACGGCAATAGCGGTCACGATGTGGCGGAGGATGAGATCAAGTGGGCGCATTACAATGCAAGGCTGCTCGGCGAAGCGGAAATTTCCTTCCTCGAAAGCATACCGGTCTACCGCACATTCGAGATGGACGGCTATAGCTATACAATGCAACATCTGTACGAAAACTATTTGACGATTGATAGCTTGCCCAAGTACGATGCTTTCTGGGCGGAACGCAACGTCAGGACAATTGGGGCCAAAGAAGATCGCCGCATTATTTTCGGACATACACATCGCAGATGCATTCATTATTTGAGTGACGACAGTTTGTGGCTGAATCCAGGAAGCGTGTCCTACCGCCGTCGCGACGATCCATCGAAAGAAGCTCACTATTTCACGATTAGTGATGGCAAAATAGCGATGAAAAGTCTTGTCTATGACCGCACGCCTTTGCTCGAAGCGGCACAAAAGTTGCTGTTGAAAGAAGAAGAGATGAAGGTTGCGTACTTCTTTTTCGGGTAA
- a CDS encoding ABC transporter ATP-binding protein, which translates to MLWLLTINNLVKHRGTGEILSGISFKARPGRVTGFLGPNGAGKSSTLRILLGLDRATSGSALINGKPFAELHNPLATVGAALDGFGAHRMRTGRAHLRWIARAAGLSNSRVEEVLEIVGLTNAAGKRVGKYSLGMGRRLGIAAALLGDPKILILDEPVNGLDPEGIRWIRTFLRERAESGNTVLLSSHLMGELAETVDDVVIIKHGTIVADGTLEEVIGNHSTLEEAFFALTSEIAGDVV; encoded by the coding sequence GTGTTATGGTTGCTTACAATTAATAACTTAGTCAAACATCGCGGAACTGGGGAAATCTTATCGGGTATCAGTTTTAAAGCTAGACCAGGTAGAGTAACTGGTTTTTTAGGTCCAAACGGGGCAGGTAAAAGTTCTACACTTCGCATCCTGCTTGGATTAGACCGCGCTACCTCAGGGAGCGCACTCATTAATGGAAAGCCATTCGCAGAATTACATAATCCTCTAGCAACAGTAGGTGCCGCACTTGATGGCTTCGGAGCTCATCGTATGCGAACAGGACGGGCACACTTGCGTTGGATTGCTCGTGCCGCAGGATTGTCTAACTCACGTGTCGAGGAAGTTCTGGAAATAGTAGGTCTTACTAATGCCGCTGGGAAAAGAGTTGGGAAGTATTCTCTTGGTATGGGGAGAAGACTGGGAATAGCAGCAGCGCTACTTGGTGATCCAAAAATATTGATTTTAGATGAACCCGTAAATGGGCTCGACCCAGAAGGAATTCGGTGGATTCGGACATTTTTACGTGAACGTGCTGAGTCTGGAAATACGGTGTTATTATCCAGTCATCTGATGGGAGAGCTTGCAGAGACGGTTGATGATGTGGTGATTATTAAGCATGGAACCATCGTTGCAGATGGAACATTGGAAGAAGTAATAGGTAACCATTCCACGCTGGAGGAAGCCTTTTTTGCCCTGACATCTGAAATTGCAGGTGATGTTGTATGA
- a CDS encoding VanZ family protein: MEVKLRKLLFVGTILYTLLILYFMFFAFSRLDHWNNDYGYTFILVPEGVPLRFPKLTFSWVYNFGNIAAFIPFGVVIPLLYRSSFGKFISFFVLTILVLETMQALTHLGSFDVDDVISNTLGAAIGFIAYKVGCSSKISYKKLIASALSIGVLLVGVIVISETINYVVAKRESPIQALHDVKEMNGTMPMTENLPSFTVAGKKIEPKMNVYYSEGDKRKSYTYILGNKKDVTFYSYFGIPDKGDSKGELTILVDGNQRVHYQYNEQYNNGAEPLNIPFYDKVNEITIIVSGNAKLWDVGFSEMKHWWE; encoded by the coding sequence ATGGAAGTGAAATTACGGAAACTCCTCTTTGTAGGAACAATTTTGTACACGCTGTTGATATTATATTTTATGTTTTTTGCTTTCAGTAGATTAGATCATTGGAACAACGATTATGGATACACATTTATACTTGTTCCAGAAGGAGTTCCACTTCGATTTCCAAAACTAACTTTTTCATGGGTATACAACTTTGGAAACATTGCTGCCTTTATCCCTTTTGGAGTAGTAATTCCTCTGTTGTATCGTTCCAGTTTTGGGAAGTTCATATCCTTTTTTGTCTTGACGATTCTCGTTCTGGAAACGATGCAGGCTTTAACTCATCTTGGCAGCTTTGATGTAGATGATGTTATATCCAATACATTAGGTGCAGCGATAGGATTTATCGCCTATAAAGTTGGATGTTCTTCAAAAATTTCTTATAAAAAGCTTATTGCTTCAGCCCTATCTATCGGTGTTCTTCTTGTTGGAGTAATCGTGATCTCGGAAACCATCAATTATGTTGTAGCGAAAAGAGAAAGCCCAATTCAAGCATTACACGATGTGAAAGAAATGAATGGAACCATGCCTATGACTGAAAATCTTCCAAGTTTCACCGTGGCAGGCAAGAAAATAGAACCCAAAATGAACGTGTATTACAGTGAAGGAGATAAAAGAAAATCGTACACCTACATCTTGGGTAACAAAAAAGATGTGACGTTTTATTCTTATTTTGGCATTCCAGACAAGGGAGATTCCAAGGGAGAACTCACTATATTGGTAGATGGAAACCAAAGAGTTCATTATCAGTACAATGAACAATATAATAATGGAGCAGAACCTTTAAATATACCATTTTATGACAAGGTGAACGAAATTACGATTATCGTTTCTGGGAACGCTAAACTATGGGACGTTGGATTCAGTGAAATGAAGCATTGGTGGGAGTGA
- a CDS encoding CPBP family intramembrane glutamic endopeptidase, giving the protein MVQYLDLMEPVPRAITSATIKIVIWVIPVILLVIIKEKSKPFSYLQLYHNFRKSLKWTGWVSLALILFYFVINLIVLNNNIDFQIGFNGWLNTILLVGITEEIVFRGFLLRKLMDSFRFWIANTVTALLFVSIHFPIWFYKGLFEFPYILSSILTVFVLGIIFGFVYKKSNSLWSVIIIHSLYNLLVLLFY; this is encoded by the coding sequence TTGGTTCAATATTTAGATTTGATGGAACCCGTTCCAAGAGCTATAACATCTGCCACTATTAAAATAGTTATTTGGGTCATTCCTGTTATTTTATTAGTTATAATTAAGGAAAAAAGTAAACCGTTTTCCTATTTACAGTTATATCATAATTTTAGAAAAAGTCTAAAATGGACAGGTTGGGTATCCTTAGCCTTGATACTATTCTATTTTGTAATAAATCTTATCGTTTTAAATAATAATATCGATTTTCAAATAGGATTTAACGGATGGCTTAATACTATTCTATTGGTTGGTATTACTGAGGAAATTGTCTTTAGAGGTTTTTTATTAAGAAAGCTTATGGATTCTTTTAGATTCTGGATAGCAAATACAGTTACAGCTTTACTCTTTGTATCGATTCATTTTCCTATTTGGTTTTATAAAGGTCTGTTTGAATTCCCTTATATTCTAAGTTCCATATTAACAGTTTTTGTGTTGGGTATTATATTTGGGTTTGTATATAAGAAAAGTAATTCTCTTTGGTCAGTAATTATTATTCATTCTTTGTATAATTTATTAGTGTTACTCTTCTACTAG